One part of the Rickettsia akari str. Hartford genome encodes these proteins:
- the cysS gene encoding cysteine--tRNA ligase, which produces MQIQLHLYNTLSRTKEVFNPQDQANIKMYVCGPTVYDNPHIGNSRSVVVYDLLYRIVIKIFGSRAVKYVRNITDVDDKIIDRAELLGITINELTDKVTQEFHTNMAYLGCMLPNIEPKATEHIDVMIEIIERLIAKDHAYITDNHVYFDVLSAPNYTELSNRNLEEMFEGVRIEKSKTKNHPQDFVLWKPAKPNESTNMNFESPWGFGRPGWHIECSAMSYKYLGENFDIHGGGADLVFPHHTNEIAQSRCAFPDSTYAKYWVHNGFLTVNGEKMSKSLGNFITVRDLMDKDISGEVVRLFLLSSHYRRPLDYNDKAIEDAKKTLDYWYRAIENINVQKIDLPHNFMQSLLDDMNTPLAVKIINDYAKGVFIAKTEKERQLNASVIITCANFIGLMNQTPHEWFNSGVDSLYINELVNKRLEAKKQKNWLLADQIRNQLLEGKIILEDKSDGTTIWRKE; this is translated from the coding sequence ATGCAAATTCAATTGCACTTGTATAACACTCTTAGCCGTACTAAAGAGGTTTTTAATCCTCAAGATCAAGCTAACATAAAAATGTATGTGTGTGGACCGACTGTTTATGATAATCCTCATATAGGCAATAGTAGATCGGTAGTAGTATATGATTTACTTTATCGTATAGTTATAAAAATATTCGGCAGTAGAGCAGTAAAATATGTACGCAATATTACCGATGTTGACGATAAAATTATTGATAGAGCTGAACTACTTGGCATTACTATTAATGAGTTGACTGATAAAGTTACACAAGAGTTTCATACAAATATGGCATATTTAGGTTGCATGCTACCGAATATTGAGCCGAAAGCTACAGAGCATATTGATGTAATGATCGAAATAATAGAGCGCTTAATAGCAAAAGATCATGCATATATTACAGATAATCATGTTTATTTTGATGTTTTATCAGCTCCAAATTATACGGAATTATCTAACCGAAATTTAGAAGAAATGTTTGAGGGAGTGCGTATAGAAAAGAGCAAAACCAAAAATCATCCACAGGATTTTGTATTATGGAAACCGGCAAAGCCAAATGAATCCACAAATATGAATTTTGAAAGTCCTTGGGGATTTGGTCGCCCTGGATGGCACATTGAATGTTCAGCCATGAGCTATAAATATTTAGGTGAGAATTTTGATATTCACGGTGGCGGAGCAGATTTAGTCTTTCCGCATCATACTAATGAAATTGCACAAAGTAGATGTGCTTTTCCGGATTCTACCTATGCTAAATATTGGGTACATAATGGCTTTCTAACGGTGAATGGTGAGAAAATGAGTAAATCTCTCGGTAATTTTATTACAGTAAGGGATTTAATGGATAAGGACATTTCAGGAGAGGTAGTAAGATTATTCTTATTAAGTAGCCATTATAGGCGTCCACTTGATTATAATGATAAAGCTATAGAAGATGCTAAGAAGACTTTAGATTATTGGTATAGAGCCATAGAAAATATTAATGTACAAAAAATAGATTTACCTCACAATTTCATGCAAAGCTTACTTGATGACATGAATACGCCGCTTGCCGTTAAAATAATTAATGACTATGCTAAAGGTGTTTTTATTGCTAAAACTGAAAAAGAAAGACAGCTTAATGCCTCTGTTATTATTACTTGTGCTAATTTTATTGGTTTAATGAATCAGACTCCCCATGAGTGGTTTAATAGCGGTGTAGATTCACTCTATATAAATGAGCTTGTAAATAAGCGTTTGGAAGCAAAAAAACAAAAAAATTGGTTATTAGCCGATCAAATTCGTAACCAGTTATTAGAGGGAAAAATAATTCTAGAAGATAAATCTGATGGTACCACTATTTGGCGAAAAGAATAA
- the rpsB gene encoding 30S ribosomal protein S2: protein MSNISSVNIKELLDAGVHFGHKTSRWNPKMASYIYGERDDVHIIDLRQSAALMSVALNAIYETVKKDGKVLFVSTKIQASDIIAEYAEKCGQYYVNHRWLGGMLTNWKTIAGSIEKLNKLEKTLENAEALIGYTKKEILDMSRKKEKLLLSLAGIRNLNSKPDLLVVIDTNKEHIAINEAVKLNVPIVAVVDTNSNPDNVDYPIPGNDDSIRSIRLYCRLFADAALQGLEESMKASGVDMGAMHEHTDNALISKNVSKLKQAKKFSKTKNIDEETNTEFEQALNDTDENKNADNA, encoded by the coding sequence ATGTCAAACATATCATCTGTTAACATTAAAGAATTATTGGATGCAGGAGTGCATTTCGGTCATAAGACCTCACGTTGGAATCCTAAAATGGCATCTTATATATATGGTGAACGTGATGATGTTCATATAATCGATTTAAGACAAAGCGCCGCTTTAATGAGTGTTGCTTTGAATGCAATATATGAAACCGTAAAAAAAGACGGTAAAGTATTATTTGTAAGTACTAAAATACAGGCTAGTGATATTATAGCGGAATACGCCGAAAAATGCGGACAATATTACGTAAATCATAGATGGCTTGGCGGTATGCTAACTAACTGGAAAACTATTGCGGGTTCAATAGAGAAACTAAATAAGTTAGAAAAAACCTTAGAAAATGCAGAAGCACTTATAGGTTATACTAAGAAAGAGATACTCGATATGAGCCGTAAGAAAGAGAAGTTACTTCTATCTCTTGCTGGTATTAGAAATCTTAATTCTAAACCTGATCTTCTAGTAGTGATTGATACTAATAAAGAGCATATCGCAATTAATGAAGCAGTAAAGCTGAATGTGCCTATAGTTGCAGTAGTAGATACTAATTCTAATCCTGATAATGTAGATTATCCGATTCCGGGTAATGACGATTCTATAAGGTCAATAAGACTTTATTGCCGTTTATTTGCAGATGCAGCATTACAAGGACTTGAAGAATCAATGAAAGCTTCAGGGGTTGATATGGGCGCTATGCATGAGCATACAGATAATGCGTTAATTTCTAAAAATGTTTCTAAATTAAAACAAGCTAAAAAATTCTCTAAAACAAAAAATATTGATGAAGAGACAAATACAGAATTTGAGCAAGCATTAAATGATACCGATGAAAATAAAAATGCTGATAATGCATAA
- the tsf gene encoding translation elongation factor Ts: MSEINISAAAVKELREKTGAGMMDCKKALIETSGNFEEAIDFLRKKGLAVAAKKAGRIAAEGLTAVKVDGLTGVVVEVNSETDFVARNARFQDLAKDIANLAVIAKNIDTLKTSKMQSGKSVEEEIIANIATIGENLALRRMDILEISEGAIGSYVHNEVVPNLGKISVLVGLVSNAKDKAKLEALAKQIAVHVAGNNPQSIDDSSLDQALVERERKVFFEKSKEEGKPDNIIEKMVEGRIRKFFSEVVLLQQNFLFDPKLTVAEVIKNAEQELGAEIKIAKFIRYELGEGIEHEEKNFVDEVAAITRS, encoded by the coding sequence ATGAGTGAAATAAATATAAGTGCTGCAGCGGTTAAAGAATTAAGAGAAAAAACAGGTGCAGGTATGATGGACTGCAAAAAAGCATTAATAGAAACCAGCGGTAATTTTGAAGAAGCTATAGATTTTTTGCGTAAGAAAGGCTTAGCTGTAGCAGCAAAAAAAGCCGGACGTATTGCTGCTGAAGGTTTAACGGCTGTAAAAGTTGATGGGCTTACCGGAGTGGTGGTTGAAGTCAATTCCGAAACGGATTTTGTTGCTAGAAATGCGCGATTTCAGGATTTAGCTAAGGATATTGCAAACCTTGCAGTAATTGCAAAAAATATAGACACGCTAAAAACATCTAAAATGCAAAGCGGTAAATCAGTTGAAGAAGAGATTATAGCAAATATCGCGACAATAGGTGAAAATTTAGCATTACGTCGTATGGATATATTAGAGATATCCGAAGGAGCAATCGGTTCGTACGTACATAATGAAGTTGTACCGAATCTAGGCAAAATTTCCGTATTAGTAGGTCTTGTGTCTAATGCAAAAGATAAAGCAAAGCTAGAAGCTTTAGCTAAACAAATTGCTGTTCATGTAGCAGGAAATAACCCACAAAGTATAGATGATTCAAGCTTGGATCAAGCACTCGTAGAGCGTGAGAGAAAAGTATTTTTTGAGAAATCTAAAGAAGAAGGAAAGCCTGATAATATTATAGAAAAAATGGTAGAGGGTAGAATACGTAAATTCTTCTCTGAAGTTGTATTGCTTCAGCAAAATTTTTTATTTGATCCTAAACTTACTGTTGCGGAAGTAATTAAAAATGCTGAACAAGAACTCGGTGCAGAAATTAAAATCGCCAAATTTATTAGATACGAACTTGGTGAAGGTATAGAACACGAAGAAAAAAACTTTGTCGATGAAGTAGCTGCTATTACGCGAAGTTAA